The region ACATAACTCagcaacatacacacaggcgcacCAGTGCACACACTCATCAAAGCGTTCAGAAGTCTTTACAGGACAGTGTATGGTTATATGTCTTATTGTggctttctgtgtgtttgcattgacTCTGAATGGGTGGAATGGTGCCTGACTAAATTCTGCTTTGTCATTCTCTATGTCATTTTCTGTGCCATGTTTTAATGTAACTTTCTTATCTGAACATGTGAAAACACTTTGtcagaaaaaagtaaataaaaaattgcatttataataaaaaacagaaagtctataataaaaataataatttggggCCTGGGCTACTTAtctattaaaagaaaaaaaacatctatcaGTTCTGCCGGTACCATTTCGCTGAGGCAATCGTCCACCATGTCGAAGTTGGAGGTGTCAGTGGCGTTTGTGACCTCAGGCTGatagggggcggggtggtggtgCAGAGAGCCCCATTCCAAGCCGGAGAAGAAGCAGTGATTCCTAAAATCCCCGAATCCCACTGCCCCCAGACGTTCCTCCCTCTCGCAGATCAGTCCCTTAATAAGGGAGCGTGCCTCTGCCGAAACATCTGGCCCCGATGCTGGGAACTCAAAGTGCTCCTGAAACAGATAGCCATCATGCTTAACCACACCATGCAGGCATGGATGAACCCTTAGCGAGCTACCTTACTAGCTATGTTATGAAGCCATGGATGTCATTATGAACAAATAATAACTGTGATGATACTAGCGTGCAAtgcttgattacaaatgttCAGTGTGCAAGAGCTCAAAGTGTTTCTGCAACAGGTAGCTAACGTGCTAACTATGTTACACAGGCATGAATGATAAGCAATTTAGCTAGCTCACAAGCCATGAAATAATGCTAATCATGTTGGTCTATGCATGATTCAAAGTCCAAGAACTGAAAGTACTCCTGCCAAAGGTAACCATAGTACTAACTGACTAGCTTTATTAATGATAAATTAATCTGTATGCATTAAGGGTTCCGGAAACACCAATTTGTTGTATACTCAGGTGTGTGAAATACAGGCAGGTTATGCAGTATGCTCATGTGAGAAACTATAAATAGTAAGCTTGTGCCTCACTCAGTACAGGAGCAACAATACCCACTTCAATATTTTGTATATGCATGGTTCATTTACCTCACACTCTctttaatgttgtgtttcaCATGACAGATTCTCACATGTATTCATTTGAAACACGCCTGGGACAGAGAGGGTGGGCAGGTGTGAACGGCGCACCTGAAAGTGGATGATCTTGGCGTAGGTTTCGGTGATGGACTCAGCATAGAAGGGCATGGTCCCAAACAGCATCTCAAAGGCGCAGATGCCCAGGGCCCACCAGTCACACTCTGGGCCGTAgcgccctcccccctccaccgcccGCAGGATCTCTGGCGACAGGTAGTCTGGCGTCCCCACCGCCAGAGAGGAATGCACCTGGGGGGCCACACAgggcaaacacatgcacactcttcACATAGCTGACAAATGGTCCAGCACAGAAAACACTGGTCTTTTGTCTGTCAGTTGTTTGCATGTCTGGTGATATGCAAAATCAAACCCTTGTTGATGTCTTCCATTGCTGATAATTTAATCTCTAGACATGAAAGTTTCCATATCCGTTCTATTTGCAAATCCATTCCAGTCGTGCGTGTTCAGCCACCCACAGTTTCTTTTATAATCTGAAAAATAATCTTGattttatttgtgatgtcataactgtgacatcactgaaatCCTATAACTCATGGCCACTCAGAGTCTATCAGTGTTCTGTTAGTGTTCTCTGTGTCCCCTCACCATGCCGTCCTCCTGCAGCCTCAGGCAGGAACCAAAGTCCCCAAGCCTCACGTGCCCCTCTGCCGTGAGCAGGATGTTGTCTGGCTTGATGTCCctgaaaaagcaaacacacacatgcacgcacgcatgcacacacagaatagTGTCGTGAACACAATCCGTCAGACACACCTGACAGTTTATCTGTATGCAGGTtgcctttgtgtctgtgttacCTTAGTTTGACTCTACCTGCATGTGAGTGTACCTGTGATAGACAGTTTACCTGTGTGTTAGGGCTGTGCTCAAAATGTCAATATGGCAATACATTGTAACTTCACCTCTCGACAGTCCATGAACCCAAAGAGTGACTGCCATATTGACACgttaatagtttttaaaataatttcctatgacgtgttcatttttattaccaGTAAggtgctgtttttaattttaaaataaaattaagcatACACAAGCATTCAGCACCTGTGACAGACAGCTTACCTGTGTATGAATGTACCTTTGACAGACAGTTTACTAATGTATGGGTATATCTGTGAGCTCAACTTTACCTGTATTTAAATGTACCTTAATGAgacaatgtatttttgtatgccTGTACCTGTGAGAGATGGAATACCTGTGCACATAGCCCAGGCGGTGGACTGATTCAATGGCCATCACCATCTCTGCCAGGTAGAACTGGGCCATGTCCTCAGGAATGTGATCACCAAATTTACTTAGCAGAGTCAACAGGTCACCCCCTACATAGTAATCCATCACCAGGTactgagacagaaagaaagtCCGTACATGTAAAATTTCAGAATTCAGATGAAatctcacaaaataaaaacagatccCTCTTATATGGCAACAGAGCCAACCTTTCCTCTAATTATGTtgatatacagtgcagtccgtacgtatttggacagtgacacatttattagtattattattttgttgtcaaTGTACTTTGgatctgaaatgaaacaatgaatatcaggttaaagtgcagactgttagCTTGAATTTacaggtatttacatccatatctaGTGAACCAGAATTGCAGCCATGTAATACATAGTACCccctgtggtggggtgggcgtggtttgagcgtcggctgcagagagagagagtgtgagaggagcggctctcggatccttcgtcacaactgtcagctggaggtaatcagcgccgataattgttaattgtttaattgcgctgattgcctctgattgctttcaacagtgagcctggggtttttaaaaggaagaccgGAAGCTGGAACGTGAGAGGGCTGATGACAAGACGGCTGCGGAACCGtcgtgtgtttgtatgattttgtctgtaaaagacgcatctgaaaataaaagagcacggaagTGCTGATTACGGAAACaactgtctcccgtgagtgtgtgttttaaccggaggggtggcactcgcttgccacagtggtggcccgtgcggggggcaagtattaaaacacacaggagaCGGCATGGAACATAGCCAGGAGCAGGGGGAAACGCCACAACCGGTGGTGGCGCTGgcgaggatgctggaggggatggcggcgatgcaggagaggcaggcggCGATGCACGCCGAACAGCTGGAGGCTCTGCGGGCGCAAACTTCCCTCCAGACCCAGGCTCTACTGCAACTGGCGGCTGCGGGAGAAACCAGCTcccgagagagacagaccggaccccccgtagctctccatctACCAAAGATGACCCCGGATGACGACGCGGAGGCGTTCCTTGAGGGGTTTGAGGTGGCCGCAAGGGCAAGTAAATggccggaggaggagtgggtcgtccgcctcctgcccctcttgaCTGGGGAAGCACAACGAGCGGCACACAGCTTACCCCCACAGCGCGGACGGTCTACGGTAACCTAAAGAAGGCGGTCCTGGACCGCCTGGGATACAGCCCCGAAGAACACCGGCGACGGTTCAGGGAGACGGCCCTGGCCGGAGAGGACCGACCGTTCGCATACGCACAGAGACTGCTGGACATGGCACGTCGGTGGCTGCGGCCAGAAATCCGGTCAGCAGAcgaggtggtggagctggtggccCTCGAACGCTTTATCGATGGCCTCCCGGCGGAGACGGCGAATTGGGTGAGGTGCCATCGGCCGACCGGGTTGGCGGCCGCCGTcaccctggcggaggaccacctggcgctctacccccgcggccagtcacagcagcagcagcagcagcagcagcagcaaggacggGCAGACACGGCTCCGCGCAGGAGAGCCCTTCCTCGttcccttccttcccccctttcttcctcccttccccgtgCCCAAACCTCCGCATTTTCCCGCAACAacccttttgtttctgtttccccagccccaggctcagtggcggcgGGATACGAcccacagagagctcctcagacgcccggaccggggtgttggcggtgcggacaaccgggtcacctgcgccgcgagtgcccgctcatggaggtggggcaggtggttcgtgttgtcggcccgcccacctccgctcCCGACCCAGACGGAGCGTACTGTATTCCGGTAAGGattcaagggagtgaacaccaggCGCTGTTGGACTCAGGGGCTATGCAGACCATGATTCGACAAAGCCTGGTTCGACCCGAGGCGTTGTTAGAAGCATCAATGGTatctataaggtgtgtgcatggggatttaCACGCGTACCCTATCGTCTCAGTGGAAATTCGGTGTCaagggaaaaaacataaaataaaggctgcggttagctcccgcctctcgcaccctctgattttaggcactgattggccggggtTTCGCCAGGCAGCTGGTAAGGTAGGGGGGGTGCGTTCACGACGggtagggctgtgtgatgtgtgtgctgctgtcagcggtGACGCGGGGTCGTCCGACGCGGCAGAGGGGGAGCCGACATCAGTGGAGCCTCCGGGGGAGACTCCGCAGGTACCGGTGTTTCgccccatggaggatttcccactcgagcagtctcgtgatgacaccctacgctttgcctttgaccgCGTGATGTCCATTGATGGTCAACAGGTGCGCCCTgatgcaacactcactcacccgtattttgtaataattcgggataggttatacagagtgtgtcgtgacactcagactaacgaggaaatcacccaattgctggtgcctaaaagctctcgggaaatggtttttcagacggctcattttaaccccatggctggtcatttagggtatgagaaaacactgaaccggATAATGGCCCGCTTCtattggccgggcatttgggccgacgtgcgtcggtggtgtgcgtcgtGCCCTGAATGCCAACTCGTAAATTCCCGGCTATAccaaaagcgccgttgcgcccccttccgctaatggaggtcccttttgagagagtgggatggacctcatcgggccgtttgatcggagcacgcagggataccgtttcgtgttagttctggtggattatgcgacaaggtatcccgaagcagttcctttgcgcagcatttcggcaaaaagtgttgcgcaggcattgtttcaaataatctcccgagtcggaatcccgaaagagattctgactgaccagggcacCCAGTTTATGTCACGCACACTACGCGAACTGTACGGGTTATTGGGCATTCGTTCTATTAGAACTagcgtgtaccatccccaaacggatgggctggttgagcgttttaatagaacgttgaagtctatgatccggaagttcgttcatgaggatagccgtaattgggataagtggttatctcctctggtgtttgcagtgcgggaggttccccaggcctccacgggattttctccctttgaactactgttcggtaggaaaccccgggggatattggacctagttaaagaaaactgggaggagggtccgagtcctagtaaaaatgaattacaatacgtgctggacctgcgagcaaaactccatacactgggtaagttgtcacgggagaatttgctcgaggcgCAGGCACGTCAGCAACAGCACTATAACAGAGGAGCTAAACTACGGCAATTTTCACCGGAGATAAAGTTCTTGTGTTACTCCCTACCTCTAGTtctaaattactcgccaagtggcaagggccctttaCGGTCACACGGCGAgggggaggttgactatgaggtagagcgtactgatagagaggggcaaaacagatttatcacctcaatctcctgaaagcgtggaaggaggtagtggctgtctctctggttacggtggataaggagagagatgagctgggtccggaggtaccaaattcatccaatcagatctcaaccctttcagatgaccatctctcaccgaatcagagaacagaccttgccttgttgcaaaagcgttttgctgatgtgttttctcccataccaggacgcacgcacctcatacaccaccatatAGAGACTTCCCGGGGTGACGGTGCGGACCCGCCCCTATAGATTGCCGGAACacaaaagaaattggttcaggcagagatcaaggcaatgctagagctgggggtaatagaggaatcccacagtccctggagtagccccatcgtgctggtaggtaagcctgatgggtctattcgcttctgtgtggattatagaaaggtaaatgaagtgtcacggtttgatgcttatccaatgCCTCGGGTCGACGAGCTCTTGGATCGGCTTGGCACGGCTCGATTTTTTCGAcgctggatttaaccaagggttactggcagattcccttatctgccaaatctaaggaaaaacggctttctccgctccggatggtttgtaccaattcaggacacttccgtttgggttattcggggcccctgccaccttccagcgcctaatggatcgggtattgcgtccgcatgctggttatgctgctgcctatctggatgatgtcatcatccatagcaacagctgggagcagcatttgcagcatgtgggggcagtgctcGAGTCAttaaggcaggcagggctcacggctaacccaaagaagtgtgctattggccgagcggaggtacggtatttggggtaccacttgggaagtggacaggtgcggcctctagtggacaaaaccgctgcgattgcagcctgtccccgacccaagtcaaaaaaagaggtaaggaggttcttggggctggCCGGCTATTACAGGAGGTTCATCCTGGCGTTTTCGGAGCTAACCAGccccctaactgacttaacccgaaaaggtgcctcagatccggtccagtggacggaacCGTGCCAGCgggcgtttgagagggtaaaagaagctctctgtggggagccgctcttgttcacacctaacttctctctcccctttgttttgcagaccgacgcgtcggacagagggctgggggctgttttgacccagcaggtggagggagtcgaccgccccgtgctgtacattagccggAAACTGTCACAACGGGAGGCGAAGTACAGCACGGTGGAGAAAGAGTGCCTCGCCATTCGGTGGGCGGTCGGAGCCCTCCGTTATTACCttctgggtcgcccattcaccctctgttcggaccatgccccctccaatggctccaccgcatgaaggataccaacgcccggatcactcggtggtatctggctttgCAGCCTTTTAACTTCAATGTGATTCATAGACCGGGTGCACGGATGGTCGTGGCGGACTTCTCTCTCGcccccaggaggaggagggggggagagggggggttggtcatcggccggatggctccccggcctaagtcgggcggtgggggtatgtggtggggtgggcgtggtttgagcgtcggctgcagagagagagagtgtgagaggagcggctctcggatccttcgtcacaactgtcagctggaggtaatcagcgccgataattgttaattgtttaattgcgctgattgcctctgattgctttcaacagtgagcctggggtttttaaaaggaagaccgGAAGCTGGAACGTGAGGAGGGCTGATGACAAGACGGCTGCGGAACcgtagtgtgtttgtatgatttTGTCTGTAAAAGACGCATCggaaaataaaagagcacggaagTGCTGATTACGGAAACaactgtctcccgtgagtgtgtgttttaaccGGAGGGGTGGCACTCGCTTGCCACACCCCCATTTTGGGGAACCAAAAGTATTGGACAAATTAACGCAATCctaaataaagtcatcatatttaataCTTAGTTgtaaatcctttgcatttgatgactgcctaaAGTCCGTGAGACATAGACATCACCATAACTTTATGAGAAAACACTGTAAATTCTGCACTCTTTCAGTTTGTATCAATGTGAGCATGAATTTAATAAGGTTAATGTCAAAAGTAAGAAATTGACCAGTGTATTAACAAACCATGGTCTTAACTAGGCCATCAAGGATGTATCCATTTGTAGGAGACACACCAGGTAGTTGTCGTCCTGGAAAGCGTAGTGCAGTTCAGTGATCCAGCGCCGATCCCCTTTCACCAGGACCTCCCGTTCCTCCTGGTAACATGCCGTCTGCAAGCACGCACAGCACAGACTGTAAGCTCGCCTTCATATCTCCGTAgggtttttacatttcattttcttaccAGTAGATTATCCTTCACCCCAGGTTTCTGTAGTTCTAGCTTGGCTTCCAACAGCTTTCATTCTAGCTTGCTTTAAGCCCAAGGTTAAAACACCACATCAAAATGTTAAGTGCTAAATAAATTCTACATATGTTCGCACTTTCAACTCGGAGTTTATATGAATCAGACAGGGGAGTTTATGTCTTCTATCGCAGTTGATTTAATGCTGATCATTTCTTTGCTATCTGTTTCAGCTGGTTTTTGTGACATCTTTGATTCGTATGCATCTTACCTCTCCGCGCTTCAGCATGTCCCACTTGTTCATGATCTTCAAGGCATACACTTGCCGCGACCTACGCATGCGCGCCAAGGCAACCTGCAGATGCAGATTGCGCATTTGTGAGGATGGAGCATGTGCAAATCATTGGGTTCTGTAGTAAGAGATGATTGACAATGATTGTCATATCTGTGCTATTACTCACTATGAAACGCAGAAGAGAAAGTATTTCAAACTCAAGTGGTCCGTtgtcaattttaaaataatgcacagGTGTACCAAAATACTGGTGGGTGGATTTCTACTCAATAGGGTCTGGAAACAGTATagtgtttctccttttttaaattggcCAAGTTTTGgtgacaaaataatatttctaaGCCCTTTTAAGGTTCATTCAGAAACCTTGGATAATATGTGACAATTTAAGAAAACAAGACAAGATAAAACTGGCTattgtgcacatgtgtgtacacatgagTCTAGGTGATCTATGACCCGTTGTTGACCTGCTAAGAATCTTGGAGTGGTACTGGATGACTCTTTCTATGAACAGAGGCATGTTGACTCTATCAAATATAAACCTTtattcaacaaacaaacaatgtt is a window of Anguilla rostrata isolate EN2019 chromosome 9, ASM1855537v3, whole genome shotgun sequence DNA encoding:
- the LOC135263528 gene encoding myotonin-protein kinase-like isoform X3, whose product is MSADPGPPESGLMDQFSGPVGLQTLLDLLVGVYQEFRASPLAREKYIAGFLQWAEPLVRQVKKTRIQREDFDILKVIGRGTFSEVALARMRRSRQVYALKIMNKWDMLKRGETACYQEEREVLVKGDRRWITELHYAFQDDNYLYLVMDYYVGGDLLTLLSKFGDHIPEDMAQFYLAEMVMAIESVHRLGYVHRYSISHRDIKPDNILLTAEGHVRLGDFGSCLRLQEDGMVHSSLAVGTPDYLSPEILRAVEGGGRYGPECDWWALGICAFEMLFGTMPFYAESITETYAKIIHFQEHFEFPASGPDVSAEARSLIKGLICEREERLGAVGFGDFRNHCFFSGLEWGSLHHHPAPYQPEVTNATDTSNFDMVDDCLSEMETLCDVMDRAPVGVHLAFVGYSYTATRETGAQDRSHDIMMEIDNQRIRGRGSLLFQEKLSQMWQLTESLPAQLPALMELPLVLQQGTAEFLCTEDNTDQSTAHNEELPRRLQEVERRNEELEKEMERLKVEVQSLRVNREAELSSAPCLPLPTGHPSEPAPAAVPQGALAAGEV
- the LOC135262523 gene encoding uncharacterized protein LOC135262523, giving the protein MEHSQEQGETPQPVVALARMLEGMAAMQERQAAMHAEQLEALRAQTSLQTQALLQLAAAGETSSRERQTGPPVALHLPKMTPDDDAEAFLEGFEVAARLTPTARTVYGNLKKAVLDRLGYSPEEHRRRFRETALAGEDRPFAYAQRLLDMARRWLRPEIRSADEVVELVALERFIDGLPAETANWVRCHRPTGLAAAVTLAEDHLALYPRGQSQQQQQQQQQQGRADTAPRRRALPRSLPSPLSSSLPRAQTSAFSRNNPFVSVSPAPGSVAAGYDPQRAPQTPGPGCWRCGQPGHLRRECPLMEVGQVVRVVGPPTSAPDPDGAYCIPTDASDRGLGAVLTQQVEGVDRPVLYISRKLSQREAKYSTVEKECLAIRWAVGALRYYLLGRPFTLCSDHAPSNGSTA